CGAACTTGGAGCGATGCGGGAAAAAACCGATGGCGCTACGATCCGGCGCGCAATGGGCAATTTGCGGATGGTGCTCGGTAATCGACTTTCGGCTGATGACGTGACGACCGACACATTGCATGATGTCGCGGCGCTGCTCGATGAAGTCGCGCAAAAGATCGAGCGTCTATGATGACAACCTCCAGCACGGCGCAGGTGCCGACCGCCAGTGGTAGCCGTTATCTGCAACAGCTCTGCAAACATTGGGCGCACAATCTGGAGGTCGATTTCACGCCGGAAGCAGGCACAGTCAAATTCCCGCGGGATGCGCGGGGAGCCGACTGGCCTGCCGACGGTCTGGTGACGATGATCGCACATCCCAATACATTGGAATGCCGGATCGATGCGAGTTCAGACGATCAGCTTGAAGGTCTGAAGGGGGCTTTGTCCCGCCATCTGGATCGCTTTGCCTTTCGTGAAGCGCCTCTGACGTTCGACTGGATCGACGCCGTTTGAAGAGACTAACGAAAATTGAACGAACTTATCTTTCCGAGCAGGCGGAAATCCAGAGCCGCCCGTGCCGGACACTGCATCTGTGGAGTCCGGTCACCACGGCGGAGCGAAAGCGGCAACAATCCCGCGCGACTCCTGCCTATTAAGGCACTGGACTACGGCGCGGGGGGCCACCGCCCCCCTGTCGCTGCCGCACGATCCGCAAATATGTGCTGGCAAGCGCACCGTTTATCGCATCCCAGCTATACCGATCTGCCGCTTTGGCACCGGCTTGACCGGCGGCGGCACGCTGGTGCGGGTCGGTGATGTAATTCTCCAGCGCGTCGGCAAAGCCTGATATCGCGCCGGGCCTCACGAGCCTACCGGTTAAACCTTCGCTTACCAGGCTCTCGCTGCCCGTCGCGATGGCGGCGACGACGGGCAAGCCGCACGCCATCGCCTCTAGCGTCACGTTGCCGAAAGTCTCAGTCACGCTTGGGTTGAACAGCATATCCATCGAAGCGACGGCGCGGCCCAGATCCGGCCCCGCCTGAAACCCGGCGAACACAGCATTTGGCAATCGTCGTTCGAACCATTCGCGCGCTGGCCCCTCACCGACGACAAGAATACGGTGGCGTACGCCGCGCCGCTCCAGTTCGTCGATCGTGTCAGCGAACACGTCGAGCCCCTTTTCCATGACAAGCCGTCCGACAAAGCCGATTGCCACGTCGCTGTCGGCGAGGCCAAGCCCCCGCCGCCATTCCATGCTGCGTTTTTCGGGCGCGAAAATCTCCCGATCAACACCGCGTGACCAGATGCCGACGTCATAGTTCATCCGTTGTTCGCGAAGCAGTTGCGCCATAGAATCCGAGGGCGCGACAATCGCGTCGCAGCGCCGGTAGAAACGTCGCAGCAATGCGGTGACGGTCGGTTCCAGAAATGCCAGTCCGTAATAGCGCGGGTAGGTCTCGAACCGGGTATGCACCGAAGCAATAACCGGCAGCTTGTTGCGTCGCGCGAAGGACACTGCGCTGTGGCCCAGAATTTCGGGTGCCGATACGTGGATCAGGTTCGGTTTGAACCGATGCAGATCGCGTCTGGCCTGCGGCGACAGCATCAACGGTATTCGATATTCCGCACGACCGGGTATGGGCAGGGCAGGGATGCCCACCAGATCACCAGTCGCTGGAAAAGCCGGGTTTTCGACCACCGGCGCATAAACGCGAACCTCCGCGCCCCGTTTCAGCAAATATCCGACAAGCCTGTTCAGCGCCTGGTTGGCCCCGTCCCGGACGTAATTATAATTGCCGCTAAACAATGCGATCCG
This genomic stretch from Sphingomonas paeninsulae harbors:
- a CDS encoding DUF2218 domain-containing protein — its product is MTTSSTAQVPTASGSRYLQQLCKHWAHNLEVDFTPEAGTVKFPRDARGADWPADGLVTMIAHPNTLECRIDASSDDQLEGLKGALSRHLDRFAFREAPLTFDWIDAV
- a CDS encoding glycosyltransferase family 4 protein, which translates into the protein MDVSELRIALFSGNYNYVRDGANQALNRLVGYLLKRGAEVRVYAPVVENPAFPATGDLVGIPALPIPGRAEYRIPLMLSPQARRDLHRFKPNLIHVSAPEILGHSAVSFARRNKLPVIASVHTRFETYPRYYGLAFLEPTVTALLRRFYRRCDAIVAPSDSMAQLLREQRMNYDVGIWSRGVDREIFAPEKRSMEWRRGLGLADSDVAIGFVGRLVMEKGLDVFADTIDELERRGVRHRILVVGEGPAREWFERRLPNAVFAGFQAGPDLGRAVASMDMLFNPSVTETFGNVTLEAMACGLPVVAAIATGSESLVSEGLTGRLVRPGAISGFADALENYITDPHQRAAAGQAGAKAADRYSWDAINGALASTYLRIVRQRQGGGGPPRRSPVP